From the Carya illinoinensis cultivar Pawnee chromosome 4, C.illinoinensisPawnee_v1, whole genome shotgun sequence genome, one window contains:
- the LOC122306364 gene encoding uncharacterized mitochondrial protein AtMg00810-like has translation MTSSLHATIPHFLTTLLVNSIMSLSLRTWALSAIFLVLKLSQLLMVSSSVSSNMHETFFSELNYLTISCRRTSIFDHHLPDIAHAINSVSQFLHAPIEDHFLVVKHILCYVKGTIHFGLKFCLFYSPSALIAYFDADWAGCPDTRCSTSGYSIYLGDNLVSWSAKK, from the exons ATGACATCATCATTACATGCAACAATTCCTCACTTCTTGACAACTTTACTTGTAAACTCAATTATGAGTTTGTCACTAAGGACTTGGGCTCTCTCAgctattttcttggtcttgaagcTATCCCAACTTCTGATGGTCTCTTCATCAGTCAGCTCAAATATGCACGAGACATTCTTTTCTGAGCTCAATTACTTGACA ATCTCTTGTCGACGCACTTCAATATTTGACCATCACCTGCCTGACATTGCTCATGCTATCAACTCTGTTAGCCAATTCTTGCATGCCCCCATTGAAGATCACTTTTTGGTTGTTAAGCACATCCTCTGCTATGTTAAAGGCACCATTCACTTTGGCTTAAAGTTTTGCCTCTTCTATTCTCCTAGTGCTCTCATTGCCTActttgatgctgattgggcaggctGCCCTGATACTCGTTGTTCAACTTCTGGTTATTCTATCTATCTTGGTGATAATTTGGTTTCCTGGAGTGCTAAGAAATAG